Genomic window (Syngnathus scovelli strain Florida chromosome 14, RoL_Ssco_1.2, whole genome shotgun sequence):
TAACCTACTTGCAAATCTCCTTAGCAACGCTCCTTGGATACCGTCAAGTGGAGTCAGGAAGCGTGCGTCTCGAAGCGGAAAtaccaaaaacaacaacaacaataaaattgTCACCGCATCAAATGTGTGCTGTTCAAAGGTAATTTTATGGACGTCGTGTGATTTTAAATGTACTTCGTTTGGGCTTTGCCGTGTGCTTTCGTCTTGTGTTTACCCTACCGAGCGGCACACAACGCTGCCACCATATTTAGGCGGGCGAGCATCGAAGCTAACGTAGCTTTGTTGCTTGTACAGCCGCGTTAGCCAAGCTAGCTAGGTGGCGAGTTTAGAGTGCTCGCTTCTTTTAAAGTCATCAAAAGCATATTTGCTCACACAAAGTTATCACGCAATACTGGCATTGTCAGCACAGTTGTTCGTTTCCCTGGTCGCTTGAGCTTGGTTTACCATCTAGTTGGCGTTAGCAAACTGTTGCACTTTGGCTAAATTGCTAGCATGTTAGCGACTCGTTGTAACAACACTTTTAGTTACTTCAAAATATAAACTGCCACGGCAAGTGGCAGTAGGTCGTAGCATCCATACGTCCAGGCAGTCGTttggcataaataaataattacaacAACACTGGAAGCCAACAGAATATTCTGCAAAGACTCAAGGTCTTGTCAATTTCGTTTGGATTCATTCACTTATGTTTTTGTGTTCGGGTTAAAGCAAAAGTTCCTTTTTGAGAGATGTAATGCTTTGCAAGCGTCGTATAAGCAGACACAGATCTTTTGTGTtctcttgtttatttattatttattcatcgctcttatttgttcattgtttgtgccttctgtttttacttttcgtgctgtttacttgtatgtatattgtgtaatatgtcttgtcaccgtgggatagtgggaaacgtaatttcgatctctttgtgtgtcttgacatgtgaagaaatttaaaataaagcagactttgacttttttgactTTGTAATGTTACATGATtgttatatatttgtgtgtgtgtgatttcccCAGCAGGGTGGAAGTGTGACGAGCTGTCGGACAATGAGGATATGAGTGTGCCTTCTAGAGCAGCGGCAAGCAAAGCGGACAAAGCAGGAAGTTCCCACAAGAATGGCAAGTTGAAGACCAGTATTCCGCATTCGCAACTCCGTAAGAAGGAAAACCTTTTACAGTCTTCAAGTGGTATAAAATGTGCTGATGTTTCGGTGACGTTGCTCAGAATTCCAGGACAGTGCTTTGTCTCCGGCGCTCGCCCTGTTTCCCACGAACACCGCCGAAGAAGCCAGTGTGACGGAAGACTCTCTTTTCCAGAAAAGTGAGGCGGAATTTTTGCctttgaggtaaaaaaaaaaatgtttactaactttttgttgttctttgtAAATGTGTTACTTTTGACCTTGACGTCAGAGAATGATTAGTCAGAATTGTCATTATTTCTGCATTTGATTAAATTTTTCAGCGCAAGTCTCGACTTTTCTGCAAGACACGACTCTGATGAGGGCTCCTTGTCTCAGCACCCTTTAGCCCAGGAGACCCTGACCTCCGAAGGCGAGAGTACTTTAATGCAGCGGGAAGCGGACACCGTCGGCGCCAAGGTGTTGTATGGAGAGCTGCTGTCCCAGAGCAACACGTCCACTTCGCAAATGTCCCAAAGCAAGACCAGCGCCCCGGGATCAGAGCGTGACGGTGCCGAGACGTCCTGCCTGGGTGTTCACGATGCCAAGCCCTCCAGCGACCTGTCGCTGGATTCGGGGGTGACGGCTGATTCCAAGCTGGGAGCTTCGACTTCTGTTGTCAGTTTGGAGGTGGACGACTACGCTCCCTGCTGGACCTCACCGTCCAAACAGGCAGAGCTCAACATCGAAGACAGGATTCCAGTACGTGAAAAAACCTAAACCGCTGTTCTCTCAACAATGTTAGCCCAGCAGTGGAGGGGGCAGGGTAATTTGCATAAGCACCGAGAGAATTCTGACACACGCTTCGTTTCCCTTTCCTAGTTGTATCTCCAAAACCTTGGTATTGATCAGTCGCCCGCCGACATCTTGACCCCGTTTGCACCCAGGGGACCGATCAGGGAGCCCGAATTCTCACCCACTGATCTCAGCACCATCAAGGATTCTGCCGGGGGGACGCCGATGAAGAGCGTCACATCATCAGAAGGTAAAGCACCTTGAACGAACTCACGTACATGAAAGGATTACTTTCAATCAATATTTCTAAGGTCCCTATGTAGATCATGCAACATTCTTCATCGTTAACAACTTCTCATTATTTTATTCCAGCTGGCAGCCCTCTGAGAGCAGAGATTTcccaatccagtacattgttATCATTCAGCCAGGACGCTTTCCAGGAAGTGCCATCACTTGTGGGACAGACCGTGacatcatcaccaccaccaacCAACATCCATCAGCTTGCCCCCGGTTCCCACAAAGACCCCCGTCGTGATATTTCAGGTCCCCGAGCTCGCTCCTCGCTCTTCGTGCTCCGATCGCCGTCTTGTTTGGAGAAACCCCAAGAAAGTCCCGCCCAGCCGGCCCGCGTGAGCTCCCTCACCATCGTGCCGCCCGCCGTCGCCATCCAGGACAGGTTTTcgcctcgacgggctgagccggAAGGCTGCAGCGCCGCCTGTCAGTCGCCTCTCGCCGTCAGACCATCGCCGGCTGTGGACGAGCAGGAGCCCATCGCTCTTCCTGCACACCCGCCTGATGAGCGGGACGAGGCTTTGCTGCCGGACGATCTCGAGCCGCTTCCTGAAGACTCGGAGGATCAGTCGGCAATGAGCGACGACAGCGCTCAGAGTTCGCTAACGGTTAGGGTGGCCAAGCTTCTGCGGAGTGGGTCGCAGGCTGAACACATCTCGGACCAGGCGGACCCAAATCACAAAAGTGAGACTCTTTGTCTGCTGTCGCAAGAGTTCGCTTTGTGTAGCTCCCTGAgcactccagttttttttctatcacAAATTTGCAGAGCACTTCATCTTGAGTCTGTCGGAAGGCCGCTTCGACTCGTTGGAGTTGGACCAAGAGGATCGACGACGCATTGAAGAGATCAAGGCGACGATGCTCTCCAACCACTTTGTCACGGTGAGGAGGAACGAAGCTTGTGACAAAACAttggaatttgaccatcaggcttACAAACTCATAGGCATAAAAATGTGGGACTTTAACAAGTTGATCATTTTGAGGCTGCCGTAAAACGACAGCCACAAATTCTCAAATAAAAGGGCTTGTAATTACTCTTAGTTGCCACAAGGTGAGAGCAAAGTGCAAAGAACCTTTATAGAACATAAAGAGGCCTTTATGTTGCAAAGGTATTTGGTTGGTAAACTCACCTTTTGGCGTTTACGTGCCACACATTTTTAATGGTACACATTTATATTGTTATCTTTGTGTCACTTTGACATGCAAATCAGGTCAGCGATGTCATCCACGCTGTCTCAGGTAAAGTTTGAGAGTGGCGTTTACAAACTGCAGTGTGGCCGAACGCATCCCTCCGTGGTGCTTTATGACATCACCACCTTGTGCCCCCCCCCAGAGCGAGAGCAGCACAGACACAGAGAGCACGGCGGCATCTAGTGTGGCGGCGGCACGGACTCCGCTTTTGGACCTAGCAGGCACGTGGGCGCCTTCCTTCTTCACGGACGCCGAGCAATCTGTCCCGCAAGGTCGTGGGCGCGACGGCGTCAAGGCGCACACGTCCATCACCATTGCCGCCCATAAGCGCCCCGCTGcctcctccccgctgccgcctgAGCACCTCCCGCCGGCCCAGCTGGACATGAGGTTCGTATGTAAAGATGCAACTGAACGGGGAATGTTTGCGCCACCTCATTTCGACGCGTAATCTACGTAGGAATGGTGTGGACAGGAAGTCACCGTTGGCGGTAGACGGAAGCCAGAATGCGATCAAAGCGGAGTCGAGCACTGGCCTGGAAGAGCGGGACGGCAAGGAGGAGATGTCCCGGAAGCGGCACATGGCGGAGGACACCACCATCCCCTTCGCTCATGTGTCGCGCGCCCACCTCACCTTCTCGCCAAAAGCGCCCGAGGCAGCCCCCCGTGccgcctcttcctcctcctcctcagcagAGCTCCCCGGCAACAAGTTTGTTCCGCTGAGGCGCTCCTCACCTGCCGTCAGCAGCACAGACGAGGGCGTCGGCCCGTGCAGCCCCCCGCCCAAGTGGGATGAACGCAGACGCCAGACATCTGCTCTACATGCCCCACCTCCTCCtcattgtcatcatcttcatcctccTGCTCACTCTGTCACTACCAACGCCATGAGGAGCTACTCACCTGAAACACCAGGTAGGAGAGCGTCGTCATCACCTTTTTGACAGGATTGTCATTTCTTGTCCAAAGTTGTTCACACACTTGtatcaacacttttttttaattggagcGCACATGAGGAGTAGTGGTTCCCAGAATGAGTACGTGTAATTTGCTGATCATTGCCTAATCAACCATTTGTTGTCCAAGTCAGGGACGAGTGCGCCCCGCGTGCGTCGGCGCCGGCGCTGCAGCCGTACAAGCCCCGCAGTGCCGACCAGCTCTTCTTCATGCCTCAGGCGGATGCCGACGCCTCATCCTCGTGCACCACCATGGAGAGCTCGCGCACAGGTAAGCCAACGCGCAACAAACCGTCAATATTTCATCAACGGGATCAGCTTGTCGGAGCTCTTCTTTTCAGTTCTCTTTGTCGTTGGGTGTTGGTTTTCATATTTCTCCAACAAAATCTTCACTACTTGTAAAATTAATTCACTATGCTGTGACTGAACTAAAAATATTAagaattattttaatattaaaagaaacaatttttcatgtatttagtccttttttaaattattaatttCGGTAGtgcattatttacatttcatttttaatataaTGTTTTAAACGTATTTaaaatttaatatatatataataaataaaaaatataaaatgtatttcttttttatatgtatgtatatatatatatatttttttttttagcatgatgTGAGCAGGCCCATCTGTCTGTTTTATAAAACAAAGTGTCCATTTGGCAGCTGCCGCTTTGTCATGGGCACTGCTACATTATTGATGCGCTATACAAAGGGTGTAAAACGAAGAACCTCCTACAACCCcctcctaaccctaacaccaccaccaccacaaataTCACCTGTGAGTTCTCTTCGGCAGGTTTTGACGACGCAGTGCCTCCGCTGTTCAGCCCCGAGGTTCTGGGCCAGCAGGACCCAGGCCTGGATCGCGGCGTCACCATTAAGCACGCTGAGGGCATCTATAGCAAGAGGCGCAATAACGCACGCACCACCACACAGCCGCCGCCTCAGCACCCAGGTCAGCTGGCAAGGCCACACACACTAAGATTACAACAGTAAGATCACAGTGggagtttgtgtttgtttgtgccaCTAGGTGGCGCAGTGGCGTCAAATGAAGGATTTCCTCATGCAAgccagcgcaacagtgccatgaTAGAATGCCTCAGAGCGGGAGTTGGAGTCCCGCATGAAATGGACCAATCGCCACTAGTGCCCACATGTAGGGAGGCGTGGCTACTGGAGCAACTGCAGCGCCTATCTGATCTCATCCTTTCCACTGGAGGCGCCGATGTGCCACCTGCGAGGATGTTTTACGGCAGGACTGAGGTGAAGTGTCAACACATCTTTTTAGCAAATGGAATCAGAGTCCTGAAAGAACACTctaaaatcctttttttttttttcttcttcaaaattAAGATTATTTTTGTTCTAATCACTTTTTGGGTATTGTAACTATCATAGTGCAATCGTTGTGGTTCCCATTGTGGTGGTGACACTTGTTGGTCAGCAACTCTTTCTTGTTTTGTCGGCAGGCTTGGCCGCAGCGGCCGCGCAGTGCCTGTGCTCTTTGTCCTGCCGACAGAGACGAGTCCAGCACCACTACATCCACGCTGGACACGGATCGCCTCATCCGGGCCTTTGGCGCCCACCGCATCCAAAGCGCCAAGACCTCCAAGAGCTCTGGCCGCCTCCACAAACTCTATAGGGACGTGGCCAAGCAGCGGGAGCAGTGGGAGGGGCGGAGCTTCAACACCACTCACTTAGAAACCACCGGCACTGACCCATCCAACGTACGTTTACTATTTGGTTGAaactattataattatttttattatttaatttctacagtgtttccatttttttgcatttttttatccATAAATCACAATTTTTGTCTTCAATCATAACGTTCAGCAAAAGTCAATAGCAAAGTTTTGCTGAGAGTGGAGTGAAGTTGTGTTCAGGTTAAATGTTGTTGCATTCGGCAGGTGACGGGCGAGTCGTCGTCGACGGGCTCCTACGCAAAGACACCGCAGCGCAAAACCTCCAAGAAGCCCGTCAGCAGAGACATCCAAGCAGGCAAGCTGCTTTCTAGTTTCACATGCTGCGAAAACACTCATGATCAAACGCAGCCATTTTTATGTTGTCCTCATCAGGCGAGGTGGAGATTGCGTGCAACAACATGCTCCGTCGCACGCGAGATGTGGGAACCATGTTCCCGCCACCGGGGCGAGCGCGTTGGAGCTCGCAAAAAGGTCACATGACCCCCCTCAAGCACAAGAAGACTCGAACGCCACCCAAAGGTGCAGTGAACATttgtgtttattaaaaaaagtttaaattcaTACCAATGGGCTTTTTTTCATCATTGTTGGacaacgtttcagcggtgtggtgGTTCATCCCGTTGGACGACTCATCCAAGGAGAATGAGCCGGACGAGCTGCAAGCGGTGTCACCCGGGCCGAGTACCGTTTGGTACGACCACGCCGTGGCCAAAACGGCAAGAGAACCTCTGAAACCTCGACAACAACTCGACGACGACAATGAAGTCGCTCATCGTGCGTCCTCCACAAGCGACCACCAAGTCACTTCTCTGCAGGTTACGTTTCAAatgaacattttttatttttacttaaaaGTGAAAAATTTCTCTGTTGTATGTTGATGGAAGCCGCATGTTGTTTGTGTTGTCCCCCGCAGGAAGCGCTGGCCATGCGACGGCCTGATTTCATCTTGCACTCACGTCAGCGCGTTCAAATCTTGAGTAGGCGGAAAATCAGCGCAGGACTGCCAGGTAATTATttgctttttgctgcacaactaTACAATTTTTATGTTGTTGGGTCTCAGTGGTGGCGTTTTTGTGCGGATGCAGGCAGCAGCATGCCAAGGAGGGCGGTGCCCAAGAAGGAAATGATGCAGCGCACCAAACAGTAAGGACATCCCTCTGCATGCATTCATTTTGGTGCTTGCTTCTTGAATTGCCATACTGTTTTGTTGTTCAGGCTGTGTGAAGGACTTCCAGAGGTTCTCTGCAAGCTGGAGATGGAGCGAAGGGCCGCGCAACTACGATTAAACCGGCTCAACCTCGAGATCTTCAATAAGGTGGGTCAGGTTCTACAAAAATGTATGTCTTTAGGGCatctaacaaaaaaaatgattgaaaaagattgactttttttgttgtctttCCAGAGAATCAATAAACGTCGCTTGGAGAACCGCAAGACTTTCCAATATGAAAAGCTTTGGTGATTTTAAACATTgggtttttaaaaataacttgtgacaatgatgtcatttttagaaatgttgtaataataaaatattgaaaaagaAATGCGTAGGGTTGGCAAGCCACACTTTATTGATCAGCGGCTTGCGTAAGTATgctacagtacacacacacacacacacatgcacacatgtgaacagctccaaatatttttttttttgttacagctaataacaataaaaatgtcattttggagTTGACACATAGGAAGGCCAAAACATAGTAAGGCCAGAGATTCTTGGGGCAGACTGTGCTACCTTCCaatgaaatcattttaaatattttatggaCAAAGTGCAAACTGCATGAGGACGTCCACTTGGACCTTTCTGGTTGTTGCAACAAAAAGACTGGAGGTGTCACAGAAACGCTGTCAGCTAACACTAACTTTGTTTTGATGCGCTAATGTGCAAACttagcttggaaaaaaaaagatctaaaaaaaaaaaaaaaaaaaatccacatttgtACTCTGGTCTAACAAGCTCACACAATAAGCCAAGAGGTGCAAAAGCTGATGGCCTGCTCCAGGCGAGCATAAGGATGAGAAAGATGAAGAGGAGGCTCAATTACGCAAGAGGAGGCTGTGGACATGGTGGAGCTGACGTTGTGTCAGGAGTACACGGTGGACCTGCTCCTGACCTCGAGGACATGGAACCATCACTCGGCCCACCACGCATGAACCTGCATTCTCTTCCTTGGCCTGAACCACACGCAGGCACATTCAAAGACATCAATTacatgcttttaaaaaaaaaatactttgacaTCGTACATATTTTAAAGGTTATTAAATTTCTGCATGTCTGTTGAAGATGAGACAACAAGGACGACTGACCTTAACGAAGGAGGCGGAGGGAAAAGTGGCAAAGTCGGAAGACACCCTGGCGCCGGGCTGCTGCTTGACGACGTGTTCGGCCACCTCGCCCTGGCACCAAAGCGCAATCTAAGTGTGTGCTCATTTGTTTGCGTGTGCGCCCGTGCTCACCTTGAGCCTGTCGAGTGTGTCTCTCAGCGACTGCAAGCGAGCCGTCTGCTCCAGAAGCTGAGCGCTCGGtgtcactgcaagaaaaaataaatcactacggctttttttttttttaaatgaccataCTATATATAGTGCagctttaaataataaataccatgtaaatttatttatttatttatttatttatttatttatttatttatttatttatttataaatgacCATGTATTGTAAGGATTTAGGGAAACAGCAGCACGACTTGGACTTTGAACCACCGACTTTACTGGTCAGTCTGCTCTACCACCACAGCCACCATACTTTCTTACCAGGACATTTCCCAGTAATGTCGACCACTTTGACGTTAGCGCTCATCTGCAGCAGGGTCTCCAGCAGCTGGTCCGTCTTCCTGTAAAGGGCGCCGGAGAAAGGCGCAGGCCCGTCCCTGGATGGCAGCTTGGTGACCCGCAACGGTGGCAGCGCTGCCAGCTGGCTGCGCATTTTCTCCGCCTGCGGGGGGGGAGAGTTGAGGAGAGTAATGGCTTTTGGGGGCGACGCGGCTGCGGCTTACCTTCAACCAGTTGTTTTGGTTCTTCAACTGCTTGATGCAGAGCCTCTGAGCTTCCAGCTGATGCGTCAACAGCGGTGAGTCCACCACCTGGATGCCCGCGCCCGACAGGTTTGCTATGGGGCGTGACACACAGAATGAGAACAAAACATGTAAATACACTAGACGACAAAAAACGAcgacaacaaaatacaaatcTAAGACAACATGACTATGATCAATAAAAAGCACAAACGGCTGAAAAACAGAAACGAATTAGCGTGCAAAGCGGAAGCAGATGGCATGCAAAAACACTTGCATGCCGCTTGctacctttttgctcctctgcaCATTttgtaagagagagagagagagagagagagagattggaACTGACATTTTTCAAAACACTCCTTGCTTTTTTGTGTAAAACACGTGATTTCTATAAAGGAAATGTTTTCAGTGTTTGTGCAACTGTGGAATGTTGCGTCCTCACCTTCAAGGCCAGGCGGGCCGCTGGCCCTCGGCCCGTCACCGGCTGTCttggcctgtccgccgacacgtTGCTTGAGCTCGGCCTTCTCCGCCTCAAGCTGGTCAATGTCGGCCTGCAGGGCATCCATCGTCTCCTCAAAGTCCctatggacggacggacagcgTGAGGCAGGTGCCGGGCTGCCAGCGCCAAGTCGACTCACTTCTCTTTCTTCTTGAGAAGGTTGTGAGCTTCATCCAGTCGGGTTTGGATTTTTTCCACACGCTCGTCTGCATCTTTGGACGAGCTGTCCAGCTTCTTCTCCAGCAGGCTCAGCCGCACGTTGGCCTCGCTCAGTTCTTCGCCCTGAAAAAGACCAAAGGTGTCAGGGACGCGCAATCAAACGCGTTTACTTTTCCTCAAGATTTCTTTTTCAAccaaattttcttttctttcaaaatGTCTATTCCAAACAAAACTAATTGCTGTCGTTTTCAGGAAGGAATATGTTGCAGTGAGTTAGACGACCGGAGAAGAGTGTGATTGTCTTGACAAGTAATCAATAAGTAGCCATGAGTCACCTTAATCTTGAGTGACTTCTTGAGCTCCTTGATGACCGTCTCTCTGTCCTCCAGCTTCATCCCCAAACCTTCCGCGTCCGTCATTTCCGCACGGAGAGCCGCCGCCCGCAGCTCGACAGGGGGcggagcctaaaaaaaaaaaaaaacaccgggCATCAGCGTCTCGTCTCAACGGAAGCATCCACAGGTGTCAAGTCACCTTGGGGTGAGGCCGCTCGGCGTCGTACTCTCCCTCTTGCATGGCAGTGGCCATCTTGTTCATGGTCGCTATGACAACGCAGCATGACTGACGCAGACACTCGTAGGGGTCGGCGCCCAGACGACCGTAAATCTGAGCAATGGCGATGACACGGCGGCATCAGCGCGCCAACTTGTAACGCATTTTGGGAAGAAGACCGCGGCTGACCTGCTCGGCGGCCTTGAAAGCCACGTCCTCCAGCTTGACGGCCGCCAGCCCCTCCTGCTCGCCCAGTGGCGACATCATCTGAGCGCCGGCCGCCGCCACCTCCTGCAGCAGCGCCACCGCCCATGTCAGCTGCTTGCGGCACTCGCGCAGCGTCTCTGACACCTGCACGCAAACGAAGAAGAACTATGGACACGTTTGGAGGTCCCAAAGCATTTGGCTGAGGGGCGGCGGCTGACCTGCTGACCAAAGGCGAGCGCCGACGGGATGCCGGGCGCGTCGGTGCCAGGCATGCGTCGTCGGATCTTTTTGCAGAACTGCTGCACGTCGCCACAGGACGTCTCCAGGTCCTTGAGCAGTACGGCCAGCTGGGTcttctcctggccggcgtgcaggaAGGCCCGCAGGCGGCCTGCCTCCACCCACATACAGTCTAGCGCGCTCTGCGTGAACTGCACCACAGCGGCGTTAGCGGCGCTAGCCAACCAAGCATACTTTTTGAACTGTTTTGCTCTCACTCTGATGTGGTCGGCCAGCTGCATGGTGCAATCCTCGTCCAGCTCCGCCAGATGGATGCTGTACAGTTGCTGCGGAGACACGGTTACAAGACGACTTTGAAAACAAAGTCCAGATTTCATGACTGTATTGTTTGTCCCCCAACTTGTGTTTTTGGGTTGGCCTCAGAAAAAATGAACTTTCTTATTGAAGTAGCGGTTGACCTTGTTGAAGATTGGAAAAGGCCTTGTTTTGCTCACCTGGTAGTACTTGATGGCCTTGGTGAGCGCCTCCACGTTGACGGTCTCGTCCAGCTGGTCCTTGCTCAGCAGCTCGATGAGGAAGTCCAGCGAGCGCTCGTGGACGCTCATTTCCGGGTAAAGCGAGCCGATCTTCTTGTACACCTCCACGCTGCACTCGCACAGCGCTCTGAACAGAATCCGGAGCTCATTTTGAGGACATGTCGAACCACCAGGAAGACACCTGCGACGTACTGCTCATATTTGTGGAGAGTGGCCTGCAGGAGGCTCAGCGAGTAAACCAGACCGCCGGCGAAGCTCAGCCGCTCGCCAGCTGAGCCGCGCAGTCCCGTTCGCTCGGCACTGTTCTCCTTCAGGTCGAACTTCTCTTGTGCTTGTTTGCTGATCAGCtctgcctacacacacacacacacacacacacacacacacacacacaaacacacacacacacacacacaatgttgaGCGCCACAAATGTAGCTAGAGCAGACAAGGAATCTGATTTGAGGGACCTTGCAGACGAGTCTGGGGATGAGCAGCagcactaggatgcagtcatggTCGCCTCCGTGGCGCAGGAAGGACTCTGGCATGAACGCGGTGAGCAGGGCAACATGCCTGTTGGCCTGCGCCACCTCCATCTTCCTCAGTTCCATCTCCACGGCCTGCAGACACGCCACAACTTCAAATGGGTCGTATTCTCAGTCTAATTGTGTTTTCTTATTGGCCGCGTGTCGGCGACCTTGGCGTGGGCCTTTGTCTCAGCAAACTTGATCTTGAAGTCAAACATCTCGGCGGGCGGCTGCTGCTGGAGCTCGGCCGAAGCTTCCTGCTGGCTGGTCAGCTCTCGGTTGACTTCCTGTGGGCGCCCGCCAGAAGGACCAATCAGGAATCGGCAGCGGTGGCGGAGACAAAGTCTGAAATTGGCACGACCTGCAGGTGAGCAGTGAGCTGGCGGTACTTGCTGATGGTCTGCTGGTAGTCGGCCACCGTCTCCTGTGCAGCCTCCACTCGCTTGTCGGCCTCTCGCACGCGGGTCCCGCTCAGGTCCAGCATCTCCCGCAGCTCTAGCTCCGTCTCGCGGGCGTTCTCCTGCAGCTCGTCGTTCATCTCGTTGATGGCCTCCtgcggaagaaaaaaatattcaagccACAACAAATCCAAACAGGAGGCCTCTTCAGATGTGGAAAACCACAAGCACGCACCAGGTCGCTGACGGTCTCCCTCAGCTCCCGCACTTTCTCCTCCAGATCCAAGTTCCTCTCCGTCAGGGTCTCCACCATCTCCTCCGCTCCCAAAGCTGCATCCACCTGATTTTCATCAACATGATCAATTGTATGAGTTGAATACTGCATTCTTATCATAATAACGCAAAAGTGCTCctcttatatatatatccatccatccattttctgaaccgcttagtccccacgggggtcgcgggcgtgctggagcctatcccagccgtcatcgggcagtaggcgggggacaccctgaactggttgccagccaatcgcagggcacacagagacagacaaccaatcgcactcacactcacacctagggacaatttggagtcttcaatcggcctaccaagcatgtttttggaatgtgggaggaaaccggagtgcccggagaaaacccacgcgggcccggggagaacatgcaaactccacacagggagggccggaggtggaatcgaacccgcaccctcctaactgtgaggcggacgagctacccagtgcgccaccgagccgccttatatatatattttttttaaatattttttatatttttgataATTTATTTCCCTCATGAAACAACCAAGAGTGTTTGCCTGCTCTTTGAGCTCGTCGACGGTCTTCTCAGCCGCCGCCATTTCTTCTTGCAGCTTCTCCTTGTGGGCCCTCAAAGCGTCCAGCTCCACGTTCTTCTTCTCCATTTGCTTCTGCAGTTTGACGTGCTCCTGCTTCTCCGACGCAGACAGATCTCGCATCCTGACATCCAGAAGAAACTAGTAAGTCATGAGTTACTAGTACAAGTTGTGAGCAGGAAGCCCCTTCTATGTACCTGACCAGAGCTTCCTTCAATCTGCCGTTTTGCTCCTCCAGCTGTTTGACGTGATAACTGGACGCAGCGCCATCCGAACCTGGCAGCGACCCAAACAAGACCTCGTTGACAACTCTGTTTCATTTTGTCGCCACATGTGAGGAGAAAGGTGGCGTCCGGACCTTTCTCCTCGATCTCATGCTTGAGGATCTCCAGGTCCATGGTGAGCTCGTCCACCTTCTCCTTCATGGAGTCCACCTCTAGCTGCAAGGACTCGGCGCGCTCCTCGGCCATCTCCTTGTCCAGCGTGGCCATCTCGATGGCGTCGGCCGTGTCTGACATTTCCTCCATGTAGCGCTCCTTGGCTTCCAGGGCTTCC
Coding sequences:
- the LOC125980479 gene encoding dynactin subunit 1 isoform X1, translating into MSQFKRTTSSRTARMSSDGGGGGRPPKVGSLVEVIGKGQRGTVAYMGATLFASGKWVGVILDEAKGKNDGTVQGKRYFTCQDGHGIFVRQSQIQLVDDGADTTSPETPEPGATKVPKRDILDTSKSTKLRGIKARKTAAPRKTTARRTKASRPAGSGGKAPASGSASGSTGEMSSSEASTPAQTPLAAPVIPTLHSPGNPLPPVPSKEEIAMATQEEEALHAQVKDLEEKLETLKLKRTEDKAKLKELEKHKIQLEQLQEWRSKMQEQQAELQKQLKEAKREAKEALEAKERYMEEMSDTADAIEMATLDKEMAEERAESLQLEVDSMKEKVDELTMDLEILKHEIEEKGSDGAASSYHVKQLEEQNGRLKEALVRMRDLSASEKQEHVKLQKQMEKKNVELDALRAHKEKLQEEMAAAEKTVDELKEQVDAALGAEEMVETLTERNLDLEEKVRELRETVSDLEAINEMNDELQENARETELELREMLDLSGTRVREADKRVEAAQETVADYQQTISKYRQLTAHLQEVNRELTSQQEASAELQQQPPAEMFDFKIKFAETKAHAKAVEMELRKMEVAQANRHVALLTAFMPESFLRHGGDHDCILVLLLIPRLVCKAELISKQAQEKFDLKENSAERTGLRGSAGERLSFAGGLVYSLSLLQATLHKYEQALCECSVEVYKKIGSLYPEMSVHERSLDFLIELLSKDQLDETVNVEALTKAIKYYQQLYSIHLAELDEDCTMQLADHIRFTQSALDCMWVEAGRLRAFLHAGQEKTQLAVLLKDLETSCGDVQQFCKKIRRRMPGTDAPGIPSALAFGQQVSETLRECRKQLTWAVALLQEVAAAGAQMMSPLGEQEGLAAVKLEDVAFKAAEQIYGRLGADPYECLRQSCCVVIATMNKMATAMQEGEYDAERPHPKAPPPVELRAAALRAEMTDAEGLGMKLEDRETVIKELKKSLKIKGEELSEANVRLSLLEKKLDSSSKDADERVEKIQTRLDEAHNLLKKKEKDFEETMDALQADIDQLEAEKAELKQRVGGQAKTAGDGPRASGPPGLEANLSGAGIQVVDSPLLTHQLEAQRLCIKQLKNQNNWLKAEKMRSQLAALPPLRVTKLPSRDGPAPFSGALYRKTDQLLETLLQMSANVKVVDITGKCPVTPSAQLLEQTARLQSLRDTLDRLKGEVAEHVVKQQPGARVSSDFATFPSASFVKAKEENAGSCVVGRVMVPCPRGQEQVHRVLLTQRQLHHVHSLLLRN